TATCATTGAAAGTGAAATACAGACAAGGAAGCAAAACTATACCCGCTTTTTTATATTAAAGAAAAGCAATGGTAATATTCATACAACAAACGAAGTTAATAAAGCATCGTTACGCTTTGTAACTCACCATCATACAGGAAGTTTGTCTGAGGTATTGCGTATTTTTGCTAGCTTTAATATGAATTTGTCCAAAATACAATCGTTACCAATTATTGATAACCCCTGGAATTATTCCTTTTTTGCAGATGTTGTTTTTGATGATTATCAACAATTTCAGAAGGCAATTATTGAAGTTAAAAATAAAGTGAGTGATTTAAAAGTAATAGGAGAATACAAACAAAGTAAACGTAAGCATGACAGCTAAAGCCAACAGATTAAATAGCGTAAAGGAGTACTATTTTTCTCGTAAATTAAGGGAAGTTCGTCAGCTTAAGGCAGCTGGCAAACCTATAATTAATATTGGTATTGGAAGTCCTGATTTGGATCCGCCAATTACTGTAAGTAGAGCAATGCAGAACGCGTTGGAACAAAATAATATTCACGGATACCAAAGTTATCAAGGGTTACCAGAATTCAGAGCTGCCATTTCTAATTTCTATAATAAATATTACGATGTTGATATAAACCCAGAGAATGAAATTTTACCTTTAATGGGTTCCAAAGAGGGCATAATGCACATTTCAATGGCATTTTTAAATGTAGGTGATGAGGTTTTAATTCCAAATCCTGGTTATCCAACATATACTTCAGTTACTAATTTATTAGAAGCTCAACCTGTGTATTACGATTTGGTGGATGAAAACAATTGGTTACCTGATTTAGAAACCTTAGAAAAATCTGATTTATCTAAAGTTAAGTTAATGTGGGTAAATTATCCTCATATGCCAACGGGTAAAAAGCCAACAAAAGAGTTGTTTAAAAACCTGATTGCCTTTGCTAAAAAGCATGATATTATTTTAATAAATGACAATCCATATAGTTTTATCTTAAATGATAATCCGCTTAGTATTCTAAATATAGATGGAGCAAAAGAGGTGGCGTTAGAGCTAAATTCACTCAGTAAAACTTTTAATATGGCAGGTTGGCGTGTAGGTATGTTATTGGGTTCTGCTGAGCATATGAATACGGTTTTACAGGTAAAAAGTAATATGGATTCAGGAATGTTTTATGGCATTCAACAGGGAGCAATTGCAGCCCTACAATCGGATAATAGTTGGTTTAATAACCTAAATATTATTTATGAAAAACGTAGAAATATCGCTTGGAAGATTGCCGATGCGTTAGGTTGTACATATGACAAGGATGCCTCTGGTTTGTTTGTTTGGGCAAAATTACCAATTGGATTAACGGCAGAGCAAACAGCAGATGATTTATTATATACCTATGATGTGTTTTTAGCTCCAGGTACTATTTTTGGAACTAATGGAGAAGGGTATATAAGACTTTCGTTATGTGTTACAGAAGAAGTTTTAAGCGAAGTATTAAGTCGAATATTGAGAGCTAATTAAATGGAAAAAGTAGTTGTTATCGGTTTAGGGTTAATAGGAGGTTCAATGGCAATTGACCTTAAGAAAAATGGTAATTATCATATTATTGGAATTGATAGAAATATAAATCACACTAGTAAAGCATTGGAATTAGGTATAATTGATGAAATTGGAGCTGATTCAATTTTAACTGAAGCAGATGTTGTAATTGTTGCTGTTCCTGCCGATGCTATACCGCCAGTTACAAAATCGGTTTTAGATCAAATTAATGAAAACACATTGGTTTTTGATGTTGGGTCAGTAAAAGGGCAAGTATGTAATCAGGTAAAAGAACATCCCAATAGAAAGAATTATGTTGCGGCTCACCCAATTGCCGGTACTGAGTTTTCAGGTCCAGAAGCAGCATTTAGTGGTTTGTTTACCAATAAGATTAATATAATTTGTGAAAAAAAGTTATCAGATAAAAAAATATTAGAAAAAGCATTACAAATTTTTGATAAATTAGAAATGCGTACCACTTTTATGAAAGCTGATGAGCATGACAAACACATTGCTTATGTTTCGCATTTATCCCATATAAGTTCATTTATGTTGGGTAAAACGGTACTAGAAATCGAGCCAAATGAGCACAATATTTTTAATATGGCAGGGAGTGGATTTAGATCAACGGTGCGTTTGGCAAAAAGTTCACCCGCAATGTGGACGCCCATTTTTTTGCAAAACAAAGAGAACGTTTTAAAATCATTAACCGAGTATATTAAAAACTTAGAAACCTTTAAAAATAAGATTGAAGAGGGGTCAAATGAAGAGGTTTTTAATATTATGGAGAATACAAATAGAATTAAAAACATACTAGATGGTATTGTTAAGTAATTAAGCATCTAGTAATCAATAAGTAAAAAATAATTAATAATAAATATAATACGCAGTAGTATTTAATCGCAAACAGAAGAAATTATGGAATCAGTAGACTTTTCAACATGGTTAAAGAAGATGGAGTTAAACCATCCTTTAGTAATTGCCGGCCCATGTAGTGCAGAAACGGAAGAGCAAGTTTTAAAAATAGCTCATCAACTAAAAGAAACGGATGCTACTGTTTTTAGAGCAGGTATTTGGAAACCAAGAACACGTCCTGGGAATTTTGAAGGCAATGGTGTAAAGGCATTACCATGGATGGCCAAAGTAAAGGAAGAAACAGGAATGTTAACTACCGTTGAGGTGGCTAATGCAGAGCATGCTAAGTTAGCTTTAGAATTTGATATTGATATCATTTGGATTGGTGCAAGAACAACTGTAAATCCTTTTGCTGTACAAGAAATTGCAGATGCATTGGCAGGTACTGATAAAATAGTGTTGGTAAAAAATCCTATAAATCCTGATTTAGAATTGTGGATTGGTGCTATTGAGCGTTTACATACTATGGGAATTAAAAATTTAGGAGCTATTCATAGAGGTTTTTCTTCTTTTAAAAAGACGAAATATAGAAATACTCCACAATGGCAAATTCCTATTGCATTAAAACAAAGATTTCCAACATTGCCAATAATTAATGATCCTTCTCACATTTGTGGTGAGCGTGAAGGTATATTTGATGTATGTCAGACTTCTTTAGATTTAAAATTTGAAGGCTTAATGATAGAAACGCATTTTGACCCTGATAATGCTTGGAGTGATGCTAAACAACAAATTACACCAGCTAGATTAAATGAAATTACTGAAGAGCTTAAAGTTCGTAAAGGGAGAGTAGAAGAAAAAGATTCTTTAGATAAATTAAATAATTTGAGAGCTCAAATCAATGTGTTAGACAAACAATTAATTGATTTATTAGCCGATAGAATGGATGTTGTTGAAAACATTGGTAAGGTGAAAAAAGAAAGTAACGTTGCTATTTTACAACGTAGCCGATGGTCAGAAGTAATGCAAGGAATGGTTAATGAAGGTAAACTAAATGGGCTTAGTGAAGATTTTATAGAAAAAATATTCAAATCTATCCATCAAGAGTCTATTGAACATCAAGAGAAAATTGTAAATAGTTAGTATTCAATTTTTGAAATATAATTAAAGATTAAGTCCTACATGGTTTTCAAAACTATGTGGGATTTTTTTATATTCGAGGGGTTATTTTTAGTATTTTTATTCGAAATTTATGGACTCTAAATCATCACATATATTAGTTATTCGTCTCTCTGCAATGGGCGATGTGGCGATGGTCGTTCCCATTATTAGAGCTTTAGTAGAACAACACCGAACAATTAAAATAACAATGGTTTCTAGGGCTTTTCTCAAACCTTTGTTTGATGATATTCCTAATGTGCACTTTTACGCAGCAGATGTAAAAGGAACACATAAGGGTCTTATGGGTTTGTATAAATTGAGCAAAGAATTGAAACCATTGCAATTCAATGCAATTGCCGATTTACATAATGTGCTGCGATCAAAAATTTTACGATTTTTTCTTTTTGGGATAAAAACGGCGATAATTGATAAGGGTAGAGCAGAAAAAAAAGCATTAGTACGTATTGAGAATAAGATATTTAAACAGCTAAAAACCTCGCAGCAACGTTACGCAGATGTATTTAGAAAGTTAGGATATGAATTTGATTTAACAAACCCTGTTTTTCCTGAAAAATCAATATTATCAGAAAAAATAAATGATTTGGTTGGATTAGACCATAAAAAATGGATTGGTATTGCTCCTTTTGCACAACATCAAGGTAAAATGTATCCACTAGATTTAATAGAAAAGGTAATTGATAAGCTATCGGCATCCAACAATTATAAAATTATGCTTTTTGGTGGTGGAGCACACGAAATAAAAGCTTTAATCGCTTTAGAAAAAAGATTCGAAAACACCATTTCCGTCGCTGGAAAGTTAAAATTTAAAGAGGAATTAGCTCTAATTTCAAATTTAGATGGTATGCTTAGTATGGATTCTGCTAACGGACATTTATCAGCTATGCAAGGGGTTAAAACCTTAACTATTTGGGGTGTTACACATCCATTTGCCGGGTTTGTCCCTTTTAATCAACCTCAAAACCATCAAATTTTACCAAATTTAGAGCAATATCCCAACCTACCATGCTCTATTTATGGCAATAAAATTTGTGAAGGCTATGAAGATGTAATGCGTAGTATCAATCCGCAAATGGTGGTCGATAAAATTGTAGCCATCATTTAATAGGTTTTGTAAAGTTTTATGGAATAATAGTTGATAATCTAATCACATGGTAAAAAAAGTTACAAGCATTATTTTATTAATTGTACTTTCTTCATGCAAAAAGGAAAGAGTGTCTCAATATTCGTATAGTATTGCAACTGCACCAACAATAAAACAAAATCATATAAATCCTGACGGAAATACCTTAAAAACTAGATTTTATCCTCCAAAAGGCTATAAAAGAGATTCACTTCAAAAAAAAACATTTGGTTATTTTTTACAAAACTATCCTTTAAAAGAGCATGGTAAGCAAGTTCAGCTTTTTAATGGTAATTTAAAGAACCGTCAAGACGTGCATGCGGCTATTTTTGATATCAGTGTTGGTAAACGTGATTTGCAACAATGTGCAGATGCAACAATGCGTTTGCGAGCCGATTATCTCTATCAACAAAAAATATATGATAGCATTCATTTTAATTTCACCAATGGTTTTAACGCGGAGTATAGTAAATGGCGTAACGGACAACGTATTTCTGTAAATGGGAATAAGGTAAGTTGGTATAATGGAAGTTCAAAGAGCGACTCAAGAACGAGTTTTGATAAATACTTAACTATGGTTTTTAGTTATGCCGGAACGTTGTCATTAGAGAAGGAAATGAAAAAAATTAATGTTGAAGAAATACAAATAGGCGATGTTTTTATTCAAGGTGGTAGTCCAGGTCATGCTGTAATTGTGGTAGATGTTGCTAAAAACAAAGAAGGTAAAAAGCTGTTTTTACTGGCTCAGAGTTATATGCCTGCACAAGAAATACATGTTTTAAAGAACTTTAAGAATACGAACATTTCACCTTGGTATGATGCTGAAAATTTGCAATATTTATATACTCCAGAGTGGAATTTCACTAAAAATAATTTAAGAAGATTCAATTAAACACTGCTCTTATTGAATTATTTTGATAATTTATTTTACTTCAGGCAACTATTTTTAATTTCAATGCGTCTATATAAATAGAAAACAAAACAATTGAAAATTATACCATTTTATAATAACGAAAAGCAATTGATTAAAAAGGCTGCTGCTGAAAACAGGCAAGCACAGCAGGCGTTGTGCGAAAAACATGCACCAAAAATGTTAAGTGTTTGTAGACAGTATATTAATGATTTGCATTTTGCAGAAGATGTTATGGTTGATGGGTTTGTAAAAGTTTTTAAGCATTTAAGTTCGTTTAAACACGAAGGAAGTTTTGAAGGTTGGATACGGAAAATTATGGTAAGGGAATCTATTTCACACCTTAGAAAACAGCAATTTGTGGTTTATGACGACGATATTATTGAAAGAAATAAGGATGTTGACACGTATACTTCTGAACTAGACGTTGCACATATTCAGTTGTTAATAGATGCGTTGCCAACAGGCTATAAAGCAGTATTTATATTAAATACAGTTGAAGGTTACAAACATCAAGAAATTGCCGAAATGCTAGGTATTACAGAAAGCACATCCAAATCGCAATTGTTTAAAGCACGAAAAATGCTTCAAGAAAAATTAAAGCAGCAGAAAATTATAGGTTATGGCACCAAATAAATTTGAACAACATATAAAAGAGGAGCTAAATAGGCGAGAAATTGAACCATCTGATAATGCATGGAATAAAATTTCTAATAAGTTAGAACCAGCTCAAAAAGAAAAGAAAACTCGCTATATATGGTTAGGTATTGCGGCAAGTTTTACAGGATTACTCATTATTTCTACAATATATTTCAATTATGATACAACTGATAGTAATGATAGTGATACTGTGGTTGAGACTAATAAAAAAAATCTTGAAATTATAGAAAAGGATTCAAATTCATTAGCAAAAGAAATTGAAGAAAATGAAATTGCAAATACAGAGGTTGTAACGCCAACTAATACTAAAGAAGTTAATAAAAAAGAAAAAGTTGAGAGGTTAGAAAAAGAAATTAAAAAACCAATAATAAATGAAGGTAATGCGATTGCCATAGTTCAACCACAACAGAAAGTTAAAAATGACAAAGTTGTGTTTAGTCAAGAAGAAATAATACAACAAAAAATTGCTGAAGTAGCAGCTAAGGTTGATAAACTTGAACAAAATGAGAACATCTTAACAGATATGGAGGTTGATTCTTTAATACTACAAGCCCAAAAGGAAATACTTCAAAATAAAATATTTCGCCAAGACGGTTCTGTTGATGCCATGGCATTACTGAACGAAGTGGAAGGAGAGTTAGAGAAACCTTTAAAAGACAAGCTTTTCGACTTGCTTAAAAAAGGAATATTAGAAACAAAAAATGCCCTTGCCGATTCAAATTAATATTTAAAAAAAATTAACAAAATGAACAAAAGTATCTATGTAATAGGTTTGCTAATGTTATTTAGCACCCTAAATTTAACCGCACAAGAGAAAAGTATACCAATGATTAAGAGCTTAAAGTTCCAAAAGAATTATGTAGCTACTCAAGAAAAAGAAGCTCTGAAAAAGGAAGTTGAAAGTATAAATAAGCGATTGGAAAATAAACAAATAACAGAAAGTGAAGCTCAAAGGTTAAAAGAAGCAGCAGCAAAAAAACGAGCCTTAAATATCGAAAACAGAAATGCTATAATTGATAATAAAATTGCTTTGCTAGAAAGAAATGATGGTGAAATGATGCTAATCAGTGAAAAAGATTCATTAGGAGCTTCTAGAATTGTAGTAGGAATGGGACACAAAGATTTAGATAACGACTATATTTTTGGAGTAAAAGTTCAAGATAATCGGCCTAAAAAAGTAAAATATGACAACAGAACCACTTCGGCATTAATTTTGGCTATGGGTTTAAATAATGCGTTGATAGACAATGAGTCCTTAGATGACTCTCCATATAAAGTAGGAGGGAGTCGCTTTTTTGAATTAGGATGGGAGTGGCAAACACGTGTTTTTAAAAACTCGAATTTCTTAAGATTTAATTACGGACTTTCGTTTCAGTTTAATGGCTTAAAACCTAAAGATAATCAATATTTTGTAAGTAACGATGGTCAAACAGAATTACAAGAGTTTAATTATGATTTAAAAAAATCGAAATTCCGTATGGATAATTTGGTTTTTCCCGTTCATTTTGAATTTGGTCCGTCAAAGGTTAAAAAAACAGAGCAAAGTATCAGATATTCCACATATAAAAAGTTCAAATTTGGAATTGGTGGCTATGGTGGTTTTAACTTAGGTACACGTCAAAAATTAAAATATGAAATAGATGGTGATAAGGTTAAAGACAAAATTAAGAGAGATTATAACACTCCAAATTTTATATACGGATTAAGTACTTATGCTGGTTTTGGAGATACTACAATCTATTTAAAGTATGACTTAAATCCAATTTTTAAAGATGCACTAGTGGAACAACATAATATTTCATTAGGACTTCGTTTTCATTTATAGAATTAATTTGAAACTAAAAAAACCTCCACTTTGGAGGTTTTTTTTGATATAAAAAGTTGTGTTACTTTAGTCCAAAGCAGGAATACGTAACATTTGTCCTGGATAAATCTTATCAGGATCTGATAACATAGGTTTGTTAGCTTCAAATATTACAGGGTACTTCATAGCATTACCATAATATGTTTTTGCAATTTTACCAAGCGTATCACCACTAACAACAGTGTGAAATTGAGCTTCAGGTTCTTGAACAGCAGTTGTCATTCTGTCGTCAACGCTTGCAATACCTTCTGTGTTACCCACAACTAAAACTACTTTTTCACGAGTAGCTTGATTTTCAGCTTCACCATAAACAAGTGCTAAATCACCATCAACAGATATGTCTAAGTCGGTTACGCCAAAGCCTAAAGCTTCAACGGCATTAACCAATTTACTTGCTTTTACACGAGCTAGTTCAGTTGCTTTCGCTGCATCTTCTAATGACTCTTCTTCTGTAGTTTTGCCAATGCCAAATACCTTTGCACCTGCGTTTTTAATAAATGAAAATAATCCCATAGTTTAATTTTTAGTTTTTATGTTTAAGGCTGTTAATATACGACAATTTTAAAAAATTATCATTGTTTTTAAAAATAGGATATCCTTTAATTATAAACTGAAATTTACTTTGGATATAAACTCGGGTTATAAGTGAAAAAGCCATACAAACAAATGAGAACTCCAATAAACATAATTAAACCATATAGTATACGAACCGTTTTACGTCCAAACATTTCTATAAAGGAGGCAATGTTAATATAGCCTCCACCGGGTTCTACAACCCAATCCCAATCAAGTATTAATCCTATTATTATCAGCAGAAAGCCTGCGACACCAATTAAATAACCATACTCTGGGTTTGCTGACATAAAATCTGTAAATACTTCCATGTTTTAAACTTTTATGAGTAAAGAACGTTTTTAAGCCTTTAGTTATTTTGCTTCCACTTATTTATGTTTCAAAAGGTATTTTATATATGGTTAATTGAAGTGATATAAACAAAAAAGTGAAATATAAAATTGTATTTTTGTACAAAGCCTAATTTTTATGATACTCCACAATTTTGAAGAACAAAATTCAATTTTAAGCCAGTTTATTTCGGAACTAAGAGCTACTGAAATTCAAAAAGATAGTATGCGTTTTAGAAGAAACATTGAGCGTGTTGGCGAAATTCTCTCTTATGAATTAAGTAAAACCTTAGATTTTGAGTCAAAAAAGATACAAACACCTTTAGGAGATAAGGAGGTTTCGGTATTGCAAGATGATTTGGTATTATGTTCTATTTTGCGGGCAGGCTTTCCTTTACATCAAGGATTGTTAAATTATTTTGATAATGCGGAAAATGCTTTTGTTTCTGCATACAGACATCATCCAGATGGTAAGGATGAATTTGAAGTTATTGTTAATTATTTGGCTTCTCCATCATTAAATAATAAAATTTTACTCTTAGCAGATCCTATGTTAGCAACAGGTAAAACTTTAGAAAATGTATTAGAAGGATTTAAAGATCATGGTAAACCAAAACAAATTCACATTATTTCTGTTATCGGGTCAATTGAAGGTATAAATTATGTAGAAAAAGTTTTTCCAGAAAACACACATTTATGGATAGCCACTATTGATAATCAATTAAACTCTAGAGGATACATTGTACCAGGTTTAGGCGATGCTGGTGATTTATGTTATGGTGAAAAACTTTAGAAACTTATAGAAATATAGAAACAATAGCCGCCGCAACAAATAAATACAAAAACACATCTTTAAACCATTTTTCCTTAACCATTTGTAAATAATTTGTAAAAAGAACGGCGGTTGGAAAAAATAGAAATAAAAATTCTGAACCATTTTTAACGGGTGCAGGTATAATTATCAGAATACTAACTATTAAATGCACTGTTAATACAAACCAAGCATTTTTAAGATCACTATTAATTGATATTATTTTTAAAGTAGTTGGAAATATTACCCAAATGATGAATCCTAGTAATAAGGTTAATGGAATTAGTAAATTTAATGAATTGTAATTCGTAAATACAAAGTTCGTAGTAAAATCCATCTCATAAGTATCGAACTTGTCAATCAACATTAAATAGGATGCATAAATAATAAACGATGTTATAAGTCCAACCAAAGGTAATAGAACATTTCTAATGGTACGTTTATTAAAATTAATAATGGCTGCATAAGGCAGCACCATATATAAAATACACCAAGGATAGATTATTGTTGCTACACCAATATAAAAAGAACTGTCAAATAATTTTTCTTTAGGGTTTTTAATTGTTCTTAAGCTATAAATTCTCCTAAAAGCTAATAATAATACGAAGTGTGCTCCTAATAATTTAAATTCACTAATTACCTTAGGAAACATGGCAATAAATAGTACTATTAAAAGTAAATCAAAGGCATTATCTTTTATTAATCCATTTTTTTTCGTAATAAATTGAACTAATAAGAGGGTAAGCATTAAAAAAGATAGTACTGCTAATTTTTTTAAAAAGAACGTAAAGCTAAAATCAATGGCAGGTGTAGAGAATATTGAAACTAAAATTACCAATGTTATTAAAATAAAAATGGTAAAAGTGGTTACAGGTGTTGATTTATTAAAAAAATTCGCAATCATTGGTAATATTTCATATTTTTGCCCTGTAAATATACTTAAGATATGATTGCAAACAATATTTTTAGAGCTTTAGGCGATTTTTTCACAAATGTTTTATTTGTACCGTATGATTATTTTAGATCAATACATGGTTGGTGGTCATCAAATATTTTAAACACTATTATTGTTATCATTGGTTTTATGGCAGCATTTTATTGGTTGAGTAAAATGGTTAAACATGAAAGAGAAAATAGTCTTTAATAAAGTAAATTTTGGGAAGTAAAAATAAATTAAAACGCTTTCGCGAGAATGAAACGTTTGTAAATGTTGTACAGCCCTCTCGAAAAGAAATATTAGACGGATTTCATTTAAAATCTAAATGGAATACTTTTTTTAAAAATAATAATCCAATTATTTTAGAACTCGGTTGCGGCAAAGGTGAATATACTGTTGCTTTAGCGAAGCGAAACCCAAATATAAATTATATTGGCATTGATATTAAGGGGTCACGGTTTTGGCGTGGAGCTAAAACAGCATTAGATGATAAACTTGATAATGTTGCTTTTTTACGTACTCAAATTGAGTTAATTGATATGTGCTTTGGTGTTAATGAAGTTAGTGAAATTTGGATTACCTTTCCCGATCCTCAGATAAAGTATAAGAGGATGAAGCATAGGTTGACAAATCCTGAGTTTCTTAAAAAATATCAACAAATCCTTACGGATGAGGGTGTTATGCACCTAAAAACTGATAGTGAGTTTTTACATGGCTACACTTTAGGTTTGTTGCAAGAAGGGAATCATGAAATTATATATGCACATCATAATATTTATATTAATAGTTATAGCCCTCTAGAAGCTACTGAGATTAAAACTTTTTATGAAAATCAGTTTTTAGAACAAAATAAAGCCATAACTTATATAAAATTTAGGACGCTTTACAAGTAACAATAATCTTTTTAACTTATGTCGGAAGATGGTTTTTTTGAAAAAGTATATAAAATAGCTAGAAAGATTCCTTATGGTAGAGTCACATCATATGGAGCAATAGCTAAATATTTGGGAGCTGCAAAATCGGCCAGAATGGTTGGTTGGGCTATGAATGCTAGCCATATAGATGATACTGTACCAGCACACAGAGTTGTAAATAGAAATGGTATTTTAACTGGGAAGCATCATTTTGATGGAATTAACCTAATGCAGCAACTATTAGAAAATGAAGGAGTTGAAGTTATAGACGCTAAAATCTCGAATTTTGAGGCTATTTTTTGGAACCCAAATGATTAATTGTTAAAAAAGAAACAATATTTTTAATAAAATTAAGTTTTAATACTGTTTTTAAATAATGCCATTGCATATTTTTTACTAAATTGCGACCCAAAAGGGAGAGTACATGAGACTATTATATAAATTACTTACATTGATCATACTATTTTCGATGCCTAAAACTTTCGCCCAGCTTGAGTTAAGTCACGAATTTGGTATTACTACAGGACCAGTTACCATGCAAACAGACTATGGTGAAAGGCATCATTTACCTAGTAGTACAGCTACTAGTTTTGGTATCGCTGCGGTACATTATTTAAGTTTTTACGGAAGTAATTATAACTGGAGAAATGGAGCAAGTTATTTTTCTGACCATTTTAAATTAAAAACGGAGGTGTCATATTATTTTAATAATAGTTTAGAACACAAAGGTCGGTATGTAGATGATGGCTCTACGAATGCTGAACTGGCTGAGCTTAAGGCTATGCATGGTAAAACAAAATCAATTAATATTGGTACAGCTTTAGAATATTATTTTAAAAATTTAGAAGATTATGGTCTTTTATTTAATGATGACGACAGATTTGCACCTTATGTAAGTGCAGGACTTCAATTTAATATGTTTACACCAGAACTAACTTCTGATTTAGGAGATTGGACTA
The nucleotide sequence above comes from Aureibaculum algae. Encoded proteins:
- a CDS encoding DUF6427 family protein, encoding MIANFFNKSTPVTTFTIFILITLVILVSIFSTPAIDFSFTFFLKKLAVLSFLMLTLLLVQFITKKNGLIKDNAFDLLLIVLFIAMFPKVISEFKLLGAHFVLLLAFRRIYSLRTIKNPKEKLFDSSFYIGVATIIYPWCILYMVLPYAAIINFNKRTIRNVLLPLVGLITSFIIYASYLMLIDKFDTYEMDFTTNFVFTNYNSLNLLIPLTLLLGFIIWVIFPTTLKIISINSDLKNAWFVLTVHLIVSILIIIPAPVKNGSEFLFLFFPTAVLFTNYLQMVKEKWFKDVFLYLFVAAAIVSIFL
- a CDS encoding DUF6341 family protein; this encodes MIANNIFRALGDFFTNVLFVPYDYFRSIHGWWSSNILNTIIVIIGFMAAFYWLSKMVKHERENSL
- the trmB gene encoding tRNA (guanosine(46)-N7)-methyltransferase TrmB, with protein sequence MGSKNKLKRFRENETFVNVVQPSRKEILDGFHLKSKWNTFFKNNNPIILELGCGKGEYTVALAKRNPNINYIGIDIKGSRFWRGAKTALDDKLDNVAFLRTQIELIDMCFGVNEVSEIWITFPDPQIKYKRMKHRLTNPEFLKKYQQILTDEGVMHLKTDSEFLHGYTLGLLQEGNHEIIYAHHNIYINSYSPLEATEIKTFYENQFLEQNKAITYIKFRTLYK
- a CDS encoding MGMT family protein — protein: MSEDGFFEKVYKIARKIPYGRVTSYGAIAKYLGAAKSARMVGWAMNASHIDDTVPAHRVVNRNGILTGKHHFDGINLMQQLLENEGVEVIDAKISNFEAIFWNPND
- a CDS encoding THC0290_0291 family protein: MRLLYKLLTLIILFSMPKTFAQLELSHEFGITTGPVTMQTDYGERHHLPSSTATSFGIAAVHYLSFYGSNYNWRNGASYFSDHFKLKTEVSYYFNNSLEHKGRYVDDGSTNAELAELKAMHGKTKSINIGTALEYYFKNLEDYGLLFNDDDRFAPYVSAGLQFNMFTPELTSDLGDWTTNPSVLPAKWQDQVYVGKQNAFSMTMSAGTRYKFDNFDLVLDARWQYFFTDKYDGLDSKKDDSSKFNDTLIYFSVGVVIDMDTFARNY